From a single Prionailurus bengalensis isolate Pbe53 chromosome A1, Fcat_Pben_1.1_paternal_pri, whole genome shotgun sequence genomic region:
- the LOC122479030 gene encoding olfactory receptor 11L1-like, whose translation MKPLNVSSVTEFQLLGFQNLLEWQTLLFAIFLFIYFLTVTGNVVIITVVSQDQRLRLPMYIFLKHLSFLEICYTFTIVPLLLANLFSHGQVISFSTCMTQLYFFVFFGATECFLLAMMAYDRYLAIYSPLHYSSLMSPEICTMLVAISWLTGVGTGLLPSLLISKLDFCGPNQINHFFCDLPPLMQLSCSSVYITRMVIFILSIAVLCICFFLTLVSYVFIVSTILRIPSGSGQMKTFSTCGSHLAVVTIYYGTMISMYVRPNDHLSPEINKIISVFYTVVTPLLNPIIYSLRNQEFKEAVRKLMRKKCDIYGGKVKGSFFIR comes from the coding sequence ATGAAGCCTCTAAATGTGTCCAGTGTCACTGAGTTTCAGCTTTTAGGATTCCAGAACCTTCTTGAATGGCAGACACTACTCTTTGCCATCTTCTTGTTCATCTACTTTCTCACAGTAACAGGGAATGTTGTCATTATTACAGTGGTGAGCCAGGACCAGCGACTCCGCTTGCCTATGTACATATTTCTCAAACACCTCTCCTTTCTGGAGATCTGCTATACATTCACTATTGTGCCCCTTCTCCTAGCCAACCTGTTCTCCCATGGACAAGTCATCTCCTTCTCCACCTGTATGACACAGCTTTACTTCTTTGTGTTCTTTGGAGCTACTGAGTGTTTTCTTCTGGCCATGATGGCCTATGACCGATATCTGGCCATCTACAGCCCACTCCACTACTCTTCCTTGATGAGTCCTGAGATCTGCACCATGTTAGTGGCAATCTCCTGGTTGACAGGTGTTGGCACAGGACTTCTGCCCTCCCTACTGATTTCCAAGTTGGATTTCTGTGGGCCTAACCAGATCAATCATTTCTTCTGTGACCTCCCTCCCCTCATGCAGCTCTCATGTTCCAGTGTGTATATCACCAGGATGGTCATCTTTATTCTGTCAATTGCAGTGTTGtgcatttgcttttttctcaCACTTGTATCCTATGTTTTCATTGTGTCCACCATATTGAGAATTCCTTCAGGCTCTGGCCAGATGAAGACCTTTTCCACATGTGGCTCCCATTTGGCTGTTGTCACTATCTACTATGGCACCATGATCTCCATGTATGTTCGCCCCAATGACCACCTGTCACCTGAAATCAACAAGATTATTTCTGTCTTCTACACTGTGGTCACCCCACTTCTGAACCCTATTATCTACAGCTTGAGGAATCAAGAATTCAAAGAGGCTGTTAGAAAACTCATGAGAAAAAAGTGTGATATCTATGGAGGAAAAGTGAAGGGCAGTTTCTTTATTAGGTAA